The genomic region CTATAGGGAGAAAGGGAATAGATCCCCGGCAGGTCAACGACCTTGTGGCCTCTCCATAGCCCATCCTTTTCTTCTACGGTGACTCCAGGCCAGTTGCCTACATGTGCTGTCGTACCTGTGAGTTGATTGAAAAGAGTCGTCTTTCCGCAGTTCGGGTTACCGATCAAGGCTAGTGTCTTCATCTTTACCTCTACCGCAGAACCAGGTTTTCAGCCTGTTCATTCCGAAGGCAGAGGTGGTATCCTCTCAGCGACACTTCGATAGGATCACCCATCGGAGCCCTTTTGACTACCGAGACCTTGATGCCTCTGGTAAATCCCATGTCCATCAGCCGTCGCTTGATTTCCTTAGGTGCATTGATTGCCCCTATGGTTCCGCTTTGACCGACATCCAGTTTAGCCAGTGTCTTTGTATTTTCCATTTCAGCTATACTGTACTGAAATGGGCCGCGTTGGGCAATACAAAAATAAGCAAATGCTAACATTTTTCATGTATTTTTCATGTATCAGTATCCTACCCTTGTGTCAGAAAGGGGGCCGGTGTTTTTTCCTGTCTATATCGGCAGGGTAGAGAACTGTTTTCTGAAAGCCTCATGCAACCTGTTGTTACGTTGTGGACCTTCATAAAGGAGCGTGGAAATGCCTACTTCCGCTGCAGCTGCCCGGTTTTCAGCAAGGTCATCGATAAAATATGTCTTGTCTGCAGGATATCCCTCTTTCTTCAATATGTAGCGGAAAAATGCCGGTTGAGGCTTATATAAGCCGATTTCATTGCTTGCATATACAGCGTCAAACAATTTGCTGAAGCCAAGCTGTCCTTGGAAAATTTCCAAGTGCGGCTGGAATGTGTTGGATCCGAGAACCACTCGTTTACCTTCTGATTTCAATAATTTGACCAATGCCATCGTCTGTTCATTCAGCATCGGATGGAAGTGTTTGGCAAACGGTTCTCCTTCTACCCTGATGCCGAGCATATGTTCCAGATGCTTCCAGTACGCTGGTGTAGAAATATTGCCATCCATCAACGGGGCCGCATATGCCGTAAAATCAGCGAGGAATTCCTTTTTTGTCTTGCTGTCCATTCCATATTCCTTGATGATGCCTTCCAAACAGCTGATGCTGTCAATCATGACATTGCCTGCATCAAAGATGAACAACTGCGCAGAAGAAGTGGCGTCGCTGATATTGTCGTACAAGCCTTTCCATGACAATATATCTGAAAGACCTTGTATCGTCCGGTTACCTTCAGTACCGATGCCGACGGTATACATGCCTGCCTGATGGGCTGCTTCGATTCCGGTGGGCGCATCTTCATAGGCTACGCAGTCACATGGTTTCTGTCCAAGCATGGCTGCAGCTGAAAGAAAGATAGCGGGATTCGGTTTGCCTTGGCTGATTTTGCTTATGTCTACGATTTTGCTGAAGTAGGGCATGAGACCTGTCTTTGTAAGCACAAATGAGGCAT from Spirochaetia bacterium harbors:
- a CDS encoding ferrous iron transport protein A, which gives rise to MENTKTLAKLDVGQSGTIGAINAPKEIKRRLMDMGFTRGIKVSVVKRAPMGDPIEVSLRGYHLCLRNEQAENLVLR
- a CDS encoding HAD-IA family hydrolase; protein product: MKAAVFDLDGVLCNTQELHESCYIELGRTEFNKELTEKDLEGLRGVLRKEGARNFLTAVGQSPTEENIHSISERKNKVFQELVSKKGKSLVLPGTVALLERLAEASIPMIIASASANASFVLTKTGLMPYFSKIVDISKISQGKPNPAIFLSAAAMLGQKPCDCVAYEDAPTGIEAAHQAGMYTVGIGTEGNRTIQGLSDILSWKGLYDNISDATSSAQLFIFDAGNVMIDSISCLEGIIKEYGMDSKTKKEFLADFTAYAAPLMDGNISTPAYWKHLEHMLGIRVEGEPFAKHFHPMLNEQTMALVKLLKSEGKRVVLGSNTFQPHLEIFQGQLGFSKLFDAVYASNEIGLYKPQPAFFRYILKKEGYPADKTYFIDDLAENRAAAAEVGISTLLYEGPQRNNRLHEAFRKQFSTLPI